A single region of the Mesotoga sp. Brook.08.105.5.1 genome encodes:
- the rplQ gene encoding 50S ribosomal protein L17 yields the protein MRHRVSGSKLNMPHSQRVALMRNLARELFEHGTIVTTVTRAKEVRPFVESIITKAKKATILSAEIAAKDSESSESQELKSRNLALRREINRNFNDRKLVKKICDEIAVKYLERNGGYTRIVKLGMRRGDASEMAVLQLIDNEERQEKKPEKKTEKKQDKK from the coding sequence ATGCGTCATAGAGTTAGTGGAAGCAAACTGAATATGCCCCATAGCCAGAGAGTTGCTCTGATGCGAAACCTGGCTAGGGAGCTGTTTGAACACGGGACAATAGTAACGACGGTAACTAGGGCTAAAGAGGTAAGGCCGTTCGTAGAAAGCATAATTACAAAAGCAAAGAAGGCTACAATACTGTCGGCGGAAATCGCCGCTAAGGATTCCGAGAGTAGCGAATCGCAGGAGCTCAAGTCTAGAAATCTTGCTTTGCGCCGCGAAATCAACAGAAATTTCAATGACAGGAAGCTAGTTAAGAAGATATGTGATGAGATAGCTGTCAAGTATCTCGAAAGGAACGGCGGATACACAAGGATTGTGAAACTGGGTATGCGAAGAGGAGACGCTAGTGAGATGGCCGTCCTCCAACTCATTGACAACGAAGAAAGACAGGAAAAGAAGCCCGAGAAGAAGACTGAAAAGAAACAGGACAAAAAATGA
- the fsa gene encoding fructose-6-phosphate aldolase, with protein sequence MKIFLDTANIDEIREGMKLGLVDGVTTNPTLVSRESVKFEQRVVEICETVRGPVSAEVTATDFENMVSQARELASLSEYVVVKIPMTKDGMRAVKTLSGEGIRTNVTLIFNSLQATLAAKAGATYVSPFVGRLDDIASKGMGIVEEIVDIFANYGYCTEIIVASVRHPMHVLEAALMGADIVTIPFDVLLRLFNHPLTDIGIERFTEDWKRYEKQQGQ encoded by the coding sequence GTGAAGATATTCCTTGATACAGCTAACATTGACGAGATTCGAGAGGGTATGAAGCTTGGACTGGTTGATGGAGTCACGACTAATCCAACGCTTGTCTCCAGAGAAAGCGTGAAGTTCGAACAACGTGTTGTGGAAATCTGCGAAACCGTTAGGGGTCCTGTGTCAGCCGAGGTTACGGCAACGGATTTTGAGAATATGGTATCACAAGCGCGAGAGTTGGCTTCTCTTAGCGAGTATGTTGTTGTTAAAATCCCAATGACAAAAGACGGGATGCGAGCAGTGAAAACCCTTAGTGGTGAAGGGATTAGGACAAATGTAACGCTTATATTCAATTCGCTTCAGGCTACTCTAGCTGCGAAGGCAGGTGCTACATACGTAAGCCCATTTGTTGGAAGGCTGGACGATATTGCTAGTAAAGGGATGGGAATAGTTGAGGAGATCGTTGACATTTTTGCGAACTATGGCTATTGTACTGAGATCATCGTTGCAAGCGTGAGGCATCCTATGCATGTACTAGAGGCCGCTTTGATGGGTGCGGATATTGTGACAATACCCTTTGATGTGCTTCTCAGACTATTCAATCATCCGCTTACAGATATTGGGATAGAGAGGTTCACCGAAGACTGGAAGCGCTATGAGAAACAACAAGGTCAATAA
- the rho gene encoding transcription termination factor Rho has product MREVEIDISQLQAMPIREVYKLARKYDVQGYTQMAKKDLIFAVLKAQTESYGYFFDQGVLEITDGGYGFLRTLDNNLLPSSNDIYVSQSQIRRFNLTSGDTVAGQVRPPKEGEKYFALLRIEAINHKAINFAAERITFQNLTPIHPEDMLITETDPHIMSTRMVDLFSPIGKGQRGLIVSPPKAGKTILLKELANGIAENHPDTVRIILLIDERPEEVTDLRRSTNAHVIAAPFDMHPEKQIRVAEMTIEMAKRLVEFNYDVVILLDSITRLARAYNLYVPPSGKLLSGGVDPSALYKPKYFFGAARNIEEGGSLTIIATALVETGSKMDEVIFEEFKGTGNMELILSRQLANKRMFPSINLTLSGTRREELLLPSDILRKVWVLRRMLSSMSEEEGLRLIMEKLRGTATNEEFLDLIEMEKKSY; this is encoded by the coding sequence ATCAGGGAAGTAGAAATCGATATTTCCCAGCTTCAGGCTATGCCTATCAGGGAGGTATATAAACTTGCCAGAAAGTATGACGTACAAGGCTATACGCAGATGGCAAAGAAGGATTTGATCTTCGCTGTTCTAAAGGCTCAAACCGAATCCTACGGCTACTTCTTTGATCAAGGAGTTCTGGAGATAACTGATGGAGGATATGGCTTCTTAAGAACTCTGGACAATAATCTCCTGCCGAGTTCCAACGATATTTACGTTAGTCAGTCACAGATAAGGAGATTCAACCTTACCAGCGGGGATACAGTTGCAGGTCAGGTCAGGCCGCCAAAGGAGGGGGAGAAGTACTTCGCTCTTCTGAGGATTGAAGCCATTAACCACAAAGCAATCAACTTCGCTGCTGAACGAATAACCTTTCAGAATCTTACTCCTATCCATCCCGAAGACATGCTTATTACGGAAACAGATCCCCATATAATGAGTACAAGAATGGTTGACCTTTTCTCACCAATAGGAAAAGGACAGAGAGGGCTAATTGTCTCGCCTCCTAAGGCGGGTAAGACGATACTTCTGAAGGAACTGGCGAATGGCATTGCTGAAAATCATCCCGATACGGTTAGGATTATCTTACTTATTGATGAGAGACCTGAAGAAGTCACCGATCTCAGAAGAAGCACAAATGCACACGTGATTGCGGCTCCGTTTGACATGCATCCAGAGAAGCAGATACGAGTCGCTGAGATGACAATCGAGATGGCCAAGAGATTAGTGGAATTCAATTACGATGTTGTTATCCTCCTTGACAGTATAACCAGGCTTGCAAGGGCTTACAATTTGTATGTTCCGCCTAGCGGAAAACTACTTTCCGGTGGCGTGGATCCTTCTGCCTTGTACAAACCCAAGTACTTCTTCGGAGCAGCCCGTAACATTGAAGAGGGTGGAAGCCTTACGATAATCGCTACTGCTCTTGTCGAAACCGGGAGCAAGATGGATGAGGTCATATTTGAGGAATTCAAAGGTACTGGAAACATGGAATTGATCCTGTCGAGGCAGCTTGCCAATAAGAGAATGTTTCCTTCGATCAACCTAACCCTCTCAGGAACAAGGAGAGAAGAGCTTCTTCTTCCTTCCGATATTCTTAGGAAGGTTTGGGTTCTTAGGAGAATGCTTTCATCAATGTCAGAGGAAGAGGGCCTGAGACTAATCATGGAAAAACTACGTGGAACCGCCACAAATGAGGAGTTCTTGGACTTGATAGAGATGGAGAAAAAGTCGTATTAG
- a CDS encoding ROK family protein, which translates to MAKYVIGIDLGGTETKIAIVEEDGRIIEKKMIPTRVFDGRITVVTRIGEAIKELLLESTVSSSEILGIGVGSPGSIDHDTGTVLFSPNLPDWSGFGLASMLEKITGVQTFVENDANSFILGEWAFGEFKGSQHMIGLTLGTGVGGGVITHGILMTGSSGYGGELGHTIVEPEGPLCGCGSHGCLESLASATAIVKMAREYSKRFPKSSMFSAPEITAKVVFDSARGGDLAATMIVERVTKAMAIAIGNFIHVFNPEHIVIGGGISKAGDLLIDGILRKMPAFVMPSFIGTYSITLSRLVENAGITGAASIVFYRLS; encoded by the coding sequence ATGGCTAAGTACGTTATAGGTATTGATCTTGGCGGTACCGAAACAAAGATTGCAATAGTTGAAGAAGACGGCCGGATTATTGAGAAAAAGATGATTCCCACTAGAGTCTTCGATGGTAGGATCACCGTTGTTACAAGAATTGGGGAAGCGATAAAGGAGCTTCTTCTCGAATCAACTGTTAGTTCCTCCGAAATACTTGGTATTGGGGTCGGTTCGCCCGGCTCGATAGATCATGACACAGGTACCGTGCTATTCTCGCCGAATCTCCCCGATTGGTCAGGATTCGGACTTGCATCGATGCTGGAAAAGATAACCGGAGTCCAGACGTTCGTGGAGAATGATGCAAACTCATTTATTCTTGGAGAATGGGCCTTTGGGGAGTTCAAAGGAAGCCAGCACATGATAGGACTTACCCTTGGCACGGGGGTTGGAGGAGGCGTGATTACCCATGGAATACTGATGACGGGTAGCAGCGGTTATGGTGGAGAGCTCGGACATACAATTGTGGAACCCGAGGGTCCTCTATGTGGATGTGGTTCTCATGGATGTTTGGAGTCTCTTGCATCTGCCACCGCCATTGTCAAAATGGCCAGAGAGTATTCAAAGCGGTTTCCCAAATCCTCAATGTTTTCCGCACCGGAAATAACTGCCAAGGTCGTTTTCGATTCAGCGCGAGGGGGAGACCTAGCAGCCACAATGATAGTGGAGAGAGTGACAAAGGCTATGGCAATCGCAATTGGCAATTTCATCCATGTCTTCAATCCTGAGCATATCGTTATCGGGGGCGGGATAAGTAAAGCGGGAGATCTGCTTATTGACGGTATTCTGAGAAAGATGCCTGCTTTTGTCATGCCTTCATTCATTGGAACTTATAGTATTACACTCAGCAGGCTGGTAGAAAACGCGGGTATAACCGGCGCGGCATCGATAGTTTTCTACAGGCTAAGTTGA
- a CDS encoding endonuclease V translates to MNIRHIHSWSMEPNQAIALQNKLANQLVLHTRIAKPRLIAGVDVSFPSRATALAVVVVMEFSTLQVVDCFHAIGKVDTPYIPGLLSFREGPTILNALSKSSEVDLLFFDGHGIAHPRGIGIASHIGLFLETPTIGVAKRLLFGRLHSTPVDKGKKSPITAPDGRLLGYALCTRQGVKPVYVSPGNRITPELSVEMVLKTTDKYRIPEPTRQAHIMTQKLKDQLSL, encoded by the coding sequence TTGAACATAAGACATATTCATTCGTGGAGCATGGAACCAAATCAAGCGATAGCTTTGCAAAACAAGCTCGCCAATCAGCTCGTCTTGCACACTCGGATCGCGAAACCACGCCTGATAGCCGGAGTAGATGTCTCTTTTCCATCAAGAGCTACTGCCCTAGCAGTTGTAGTAGTAATGGAATTCAGCACTTTACAAGTTGTCGATTGCTTCCATGCAATCGGAAAGGTTGATACACCTTACATTCCCGGACTTCTTTCCTTCAGAGAAGGCCCCACAATTCTCAACGCTCTATCAAAATCTTCTGAAGTCGATTTGCTTTTCTTCGACGGCCATGGAATCGCCCACCCAAGGGGGATTGGTATAGCCTCCCATATTGGTCTCTTCCTAGAAACACCAACCATAGGAGTAGCCAAGAGACTTCTTTTCGGGCGGCTACATAGCACCCCTGTGGACAAGGGAAAGAAAAGCCCAATAACCGCCCCGGATGGTAGGCTGCTAGGGTACGCGTTATGTACTAGACAAGGAGTGAAACCGGTATATGTCTCTCCAGGCAATCGGATAACTCCGGAACTCTCTGTTGAAATGGTTTTGAAGACTACCGACAAGTACAGAATTCCCGAACCAACCAGACAGGCTCACATAATGACGCAGAAGCTTAAGGATCAACTTAGCCTGTAG
- the dnaN gene encoding DNA polymerase III subunit beta: MKFVVARSEILTRLESVSGAVASKSVKPILSGIYFSMKDESTIKLVATDLETAITTELKPKYIDGSCDFVIDARLVLEIVRNLPEGEVIFETEETNVVIRLGSARFTLPTMDPGDFPDIEAAAGGLDFTVSVSSVELMIDRVIFCAARDEFMRNLNSVYWEFDDGYVRLVAADGFRMALSEERIDLSIEDHFLLTLKSMRDLQNSLKAAMSDVMRVVYDGSRVQFFFDGTEIVTKVVDAEFPDYKKVLPKSFKARVVLPAVTFSDAVRRASIAARLGSDSVKFEINDEEFKIIARSPDHGESIEVIKTSKEGDNIIIAFNPRFLSEAVKKVDSEMVELNFVDSNSPLQMNPVDIQGYTYIIMPIRLI; encoded by the coding sequence ATGAAATTCGTCGTAGCTCGTTCCGAAATCCTCACTAGATTGGAGTCGGTTTCCGGTGCAGTAGCGTCAAAGAGCGTAAAACCGATTCTTTCAGGCATATATTTCTCGATGAAGGATGAGTCAACCATCAAGCTTGTGGCAACTGATCTCGAAACAGCTATTACCACCGAGCTGAAGCCCAAGTACATTGATGGAAGTTGTGATTTCGTTATCGATGCCCGTCTGGTTCTAGAGATAGTAAGGAATCTCCCGGAAGGAGAAGTAATATTTGAGACCGAAGAGACTAATGTGGTTATTCGTTTGGGAAGTGCCCGATTCACTCTTCCTACTATGGATCCAGGGGATTTTCCTGATATAGAGGCTGCAGCGGGGGGGCTTGACTTCACTGTATCGGTCTCATCGGTTGAGTTGATGATAGACAGGGTGATATTTTGCGCTGCCAGAGATGAGTTCATGAGAAATCTGAACAGTGTATACTGGGAATTCGACGATGGTTATGTTCGCCTAGTTGCCGCAGATGGGTTCAGGATGGCCCTCTCTGAAGAGAGGATAGACCTCAGTATCGAAGATCATTTTTTGCTGACGTTGAAGAGCATGAGAGATCTTCAGAATAGTCTGAAGGCTGCGATGTCCGACGTCATGAGAGTAGTTTACGACGGTTCTCGTGTCCAGTTTTTCTTTGACGGTACCGAAATAGTTACCAAAGTCGTCGATGCGGAGTTTCCAGACTACAAGAAAGTTCTCCCAAAGTCATTTAAAGCTAGGGTTGTTCTTCCCGCAGTTACTTTTTCCGATGCGGTTAGAAGAGCTTCAATCGCTGCAAGACTGGGATCTGATTCCGTTAAGTTTGAGATAAACGATGAGGAGTTCAAGATAATTGCTCGTAGTCCAGATCACGGAGAATCGATCGAGGTTATTAAGACGAGCAAAGAGGGTGACAACATAATTATCGCTTTCAACCCTAGATTTCTGTCAGAGGCAGTGAAGAAGGTTGATTCCGAAATGGTAGAACTGAATTTCGTAGATTCGAATAGTCCCCTTCAGATGAATCCTGTGGATATTCAGGGGTATACCTATATTATTATGCCTATTAGGCTGATATGA
- a CDS encoding 2-C-methyl-D-erythritol 2,4-cyclodiphosphate synthase → MNTRVGIGHDVHPIVAGSKGLFLGGLKVSDSLYLSGHSDGDVLSHAIVDAILGACSLGNIGLRYPENSSNKDRRSIEFLKETADLIKGSWEVTNVDSVVVIEEIRLAGFVQSMIDNVASALGIESELVNIKPKSGNGSSPGFAKAYAVCLLRRVE, encoded by the coding sequence ATGAACACAAGGGTTGGAATAGGTCATGACGTTCATCCTATTGTCGCCGGAAGCAAAGGTTTGTTTCTGGGTGGCTTGAAAGTATCTGATTCACTGTACCTTTCCGGTCACTCAGATGGTGACGTTTTGAGTCATGCGATAGTAGATGCGATTCTTGGGGCTTGCTCTCTTGGAAACATCGGCCTCAGGTATCCGGAAAACAGCTCTAACAAAGATCGCAGGAGTATTGAGTTTCTCAAGGAAACGGCAGACTTGATCAAAGGCAGCTGGGAAGTGACCAACGTTGATTCTGTGGTCGTTATCGAAGAAATAAGGCTGGCCGGTTTTGTCCAGTCAATGATAGACAATGTTGCCAGTGCTCTTGGGATAGAGAGCGAGCTAGTGAACATCAAACCGAAATCGGGGAACGGCAGCAGTCCCGGTTTTGCTAAGGCCTACGCAGTCTGTCTCTTAAGGAGGGTGGAGTGA